The following coding sequences lie in one Candidatus Limnocylindrales bacterium genomic window:
- a CDS encoding TetR/AcrR family transcriptional regulator — MVLLSRKEREFQARRAEILKAAERLFATKGFYGTTMAEIAEAAEFGTGTLYKFFEDKRSLYIAMLEEKAEEMFSFVRSEVSHEQGSINKLCRLIQAHLSFFEENREFFKIYIRDRYHFEWNMKDEFGEKVHHKYVSYISFVAEIIQEGIQNKELKEVDPFELAHALTGMINSFIFQWVLKDTEKDSLTAKSRTILNLFLNGAATRPREEYQKICQKSSNL; from the coding sequence ATGGTTTTACTCAGTCGTAAGGAAAGGGAATTTCAAGCGCGACGTGCTGAAATACTTAAAGCTGCTGAACGACTCTTTGCCACTAAGGGATTTTATGGAACGACCATGGCTGAGATAGCCGAGGCGGCAGAATTTGGAACCGGGACTCTCTATAAATTTTTTGAAGATAAGAGGTCGCTTTATATAGCCATGTTAGAGGAAAAAGCCGAGGAGATGTTCTCTTTTGTTCGATCTGAGGTCTCCCATGAGCAGGGAAGCATTAACAAGCTTTGCAGGTTGATACAGGCTCACCTTTCCTTCTTTGAGGAGAATCGAGAGTTTTTTAAGATTTACATTCGAGATCGTTATCATTTCGAGTGGAATATGAAAGATGAGTTTGGGGAGAAGGTTCATCATAAATATGTTTCTTATATATCCTTTGTGGCCGAGATTATTCAAGAAGGAATTCAGAATAAAGAGCTTAAGGAAGTAGATCCCTTTGAGCTGGCTCATGCTCTGACTGGAATGATTAATTCTTTCATTTTTCAATGGGTTCTCAAAGATACCGAAAAGGACTCCTTAACGGCTAAAAGCCGGACCATTTTAAATTTATTTTTAAATGGTGCAGCTACTAGGCCTCGGGAGGAATATCAGAAGATATGTCAAAAGTCATCAAATTTATAA
- the glgB gene encoding 1,4-alpha-glucan branching protein GlgB — protein sequence MSFLTSHDIYLFKQGSHFRLYNKLGSHITTLEGVQGTYFAVWAPNAEYVSVIGDFNGWNRESHPLKIREDESGIWEGFIAGVGPGTLYKYHIISRYNLYRVDKGDPFAFRWETPPKTASMVWDLTYEWADKNWMENRYKANALEAPWAIYEVHLGSWRRVPEEGNRFLTYREMAPYLADYVREMGFTHVEFLPIMEHPFYGSWGYQIVGYFAPTSRYGTPQDFMYLIDYLHQHGIGVILDWVPSHFPSDEHGLVYFDGTHLYEHADPRKGYHPDWNSYIFNHGRNEVRAFLISSALFWLDKYHIDGLRVDAVASMLYLDYSRKEGEWIPNIFGGRENLEAISFLKRFNEMVYGEYPDVQTIAEESTAWPMVSKPVYIGGLGFGMKWNMGWMHDTLKYLSTDPIFRKYHHNQLTFSIWYAFSENFVLPLSHDEVVHGKGSLLGKMPGDEWQRNANLRLLFGYMYGHPGKKLLFMGGEIGQWREWNHEESIEWHVLDYPFHRGVQKWVRDLNHFYRTEPALYELDFRMEGFEWIDFHDWEHSIISFLRKGKTTSDLILVVCNFTPVPRENYLIGVPRGGFWKEMLNSDADFYGGSGVGNAGGVEAISQTVFGRPYALSLTLPPLGVLFFKSS from the coding sequence GTGAGTTTTCTTACAAGTCATGATATTTACCTCTTCAAACAAGGGAGCCACTTCAGACTTTATAATAAGCTGGGTTCCCATATCACAACCCTGGAAGGGGTCCAGGGGACCTACTTTGCTGTATGGGCTCCCAATGCCGAATATGTATCGGTGATTGGAGACTTTAACGGATGGAATCGAGAATCCCATCCCCTCAAGATAAGGGAAGATGAATCGGGTATCTGGGAAGGATTTATTGCAGGTGTTGGCCCGGGAACCCTTTACAAATACCACATCATCTCTCGATACAATCTCTACCGGGTAGATAAAGGGGATCCCTTTGCTTTTCGCTGGGAAACTCCCCCCAAAACAGCTTCCATGGTATGGGATCTCACCTATGAATGGGCCGATAAGAATTGGATGGAAAACAGATATAAAGCGAATGCTTTGGAGGCTCCCTGGGCCATTTATGAGGTTCATTTAGGTTCATGGCGGCGGGTACCTGAAGAAGGGAATAGATTCCTCACGTACAGGGAAATGGCTCCTTACCTGGCGGATTATGTCCGGGAAATGGGTTTTACCCATGTGGAATTTTTACCGATTATGGAGCATCCTTTTTACGGTTCCTGGGGGTATCAAATCGTGGGCTACTTTGCACCTACCAGCCGATATGGAACCCCTCAGGATTTCATGTACCTGATTGATTATCTTCATCAACATGGCATCGGAGTCATCTTGGACTGGGTTCCTTCTCATTTTCCGTCCGATGAGCATGGATTGGTTTATTTTGACGGTACTCATCTCTACGAACATGCGGACCCCAGGAAAGGTTACCATCCGGATTGGAACAGTTACATCTTTAACCACGGTCGAAACGAAGTACGTGCCTTTTTGATCAGTAGTGCCCTTTTCTGGCTGGATAAATATCATATCGACGGTCTTCGGGTCGACGCCGTAGCCTCTATGCTCTATCTGGATTATTCTCGAAAAGAGGGGGAATGGATACCCAATATATTTGGTGGAAGGGAAAATTTAGAAGCCATAAGCTTTCTAAAGAGATTTAATGAAATGGTCTATGGGGAATACCCCGATGTCCAGACCATCGCCGAAGAATCCACGGCCTGGCCCATGGTTTCAAAGCCGGTTTACATCGGAGGCCTCGGCTTTGGGATGAAATGGAACATGGGATGGATGCACGATACCCTGAAATACCTGTCCACCGATCCTATTTTCCGGAAGTATCACCATAACCAGTTAACCTTTAGTATCTGGTATGCCTTTTCGGAAAACTTTGTGCTTCCGCTCTCCCATGATGAAGTCGTTCATGGTAAAGGCTCGTTACTTGGAAAAATGCCCGGGGACGAATGGCAGCGGAATGCCAATCTCAGGCTTCTATTTGGTTATATGTACGGTCATCCCGGAAAAAAACTCCTTTTTATGGGTGGAGAGATAGGGCAATGGCGAGAGTGGAATCACGAGGAGAGTATCGAGTGGCATGTCCTGGACTATCCTTTCCATCGAGGGGTTCAAAAGTGGGTTCGGGATTTGAACCACTTCTACCGTACTGAACCTGCCTTATATGAGTTGGATTTCCGAATGGAAGGCTTTGAGTGGATCGATTTCCATGATTGGGAGCACAGCATTATCAGTTTCCTGAGAAAAGGTAAGACCACCTCCGATTTGATTCTGGTGGTATGCAACTTCACCCCTGTTCCCCGAGAAAATTATCTGATAGGGGTTCCGCGAGGTGGTTTCTGGAAGGAAATGCTCAACAGCGATGCGGATTTTTACGGTGGGAGTGGGGTCGGAAATGCAGGCGGTGTTGAAGCAATTTCCCAAACGGTCTTTGGGAGGCCCTACGCCCTGTCGCTGACACTACCCCCTTTAGGGGTTCTCTTCTTTAAAAGCTCCTAG
- a CDS encoding efflux RND transporter periplasmic adaptor subunit, with translation MSKVIKFIKFIAGLLALVLIGAGIASYMGFIDPMNLVKRPQASNEKKSPPSAQNNLPAPQPQQVAQQSPQQPAQQPAKSSDPAAPPAAKPSGPAPQSIEVEVAPAKTRPIQRTVDFVGTLIAFEESTISSQVEGRVEKVTVDLGDTVKKGDLLVKINDEEFRLDVNKALADLKQTLAKLGIEDSARGNIDLNKTALVKKARADMENAELNYKRLSKLLEDRLVPQQQVDDAQTKYQIAKATYDAALEDARVLVATIDAKKADLSMKQKKLSDTSVIAPISGEVLSKKVSVGEYVQVGTPLITLVDSSQLRLRGDIPERFSTQISEGQEVKISVDAVPNETFGGKISRISPASNPETRAITVEALIPNPDKKLKPGFFAKASVLTKTDEKSVTVPQEALITFAGVTKVFVIADNKASERIVQKGITLGNEVEIVHGVNPGEVVAISGHSKLHDGAPVTVKK, from the coding sequence ATGTCAAAAGTCATCAAATTTATAAAATTTATTGCGGGTCTTCTTGCCTTAGTTTTAATCGGTGCCGGAATAGCTTCATATATGGGTTTTATAGATCCCATGAACCTGGTCAAGCGGCCTCAGGCTTCCAACGAGAAGAAGAGTCCTCCGTCAGCCCAAAATAACCTTCCCGCCCCCCAACCCCAGCAGGTTGCCCAACAATCTCCCCAACAGCCAGCTCAACAACCTGCCAAGAGTTCAGATCCGGCTGCACCGCCCGCTGCAAAACCTTCGGGTCCTGCTCCCCAATCGATAGAGGTAGAAGTAGCGCCGGCTAAAACCCGACCCATTCAGAGAACCGTTGATTTTGTGGGGACTCTGATTGCCTTTGAAGAAAGTACCATTAGCAGCCAGGTAGAAGGACGAGTCGAAAAGGTAACTGTGGACCTGGGGGATACGGTTAAAAAAGGGGATCTTCTGGTTAAGATCAATGATGAAGAGTTCAGACTGGATGTGAATAAGGCCCTGGCCGATTTAAAACAGACTTTAGCCAAATTAGGGATTGAGGACTCGGCCAGGGGGAATATCGATCTTAACAAAACCGCTTTGGTAAAAAAAGCTCGAGCAGATATGGAGAATGCTGAGTTAAATTATAAGCGGTTAAGTAAGCTCCTGGAAGATCGGCTCGTTCCCCAGCAACAGGTGGATGATGCACAAACGAAATACCAGATAGCCAAAGCCACTTATGATGCGGCCCTGGAGGATGCAAGGGTTTTGGTAGCAACCATTGATGCAAAAAAGGCAGATCTTTCCATGAAGCAAAAGAAGCTCTCGGATACCAGCGTGATCGCTCCTATTAGTGGAGAGGTCTTAAGCAAAAAAGTCTCTGTGGGAGAGTACGTGCAAGTCGGAACTCCCCTGATTACCCTGGTAGATTCCAGCCAGCTAAGGCTCCGGGGAGATATTCCGGAGCGATTCTCTACCCAAATTAGTGAAGGTCAGGAGGTTAAGATCTCCGTGGATGCAGTTCCTAATGAGACCTTTGGAGGAAAGATAAGTCGAATCAGTCCGGCCTCCAATCCTGAAACCCGCGCCATAACCGTTGAAGCCCTTATTCCTAATCCAGACAAAAAACTAAAACCCGGGTTTTTTGCAAAGGCTTCGGTACTTACCAAGACCGATGAAAAATCGGTGACCGTTCCCCAGGAAGCTCTGATTACGTTTGCCGGAGTAACCAAGGTTTTTGTCATTGCCGATAATAAGGCTTCTGAACGGATTGTGCAGAAGGGAATAACCCTGGGTAATGAGGTAGAGATCGTTCATGGGGTCAATCCCGGAGAAGTTGTGGCCATCTCAGGACATAGTAAATTGCACGATGGAGCTCCTGTTACCGTAAAAAAGTGA
- a CDS encoding S8 family peptidase, giving the protein MRHEKIAPQLMVALENYQEEGRVGLIRHMRSLGVIPSVGSPKPARAVVFIHCEEQARLDNLAQYGIRVNQSRGKIRTALLPIESIGPLSDDPAVERIISSHYLRLRMDVAPGKVHIPEFRRNSRLSGKGVIIGIVDTGIDPNHPAFLGRILRIWDQTLTGPGVAEGGYGLELTGAQLTASRDREGHGTHVAGIAAGFDPVFGGIAPGADLVIVKSDLQDAHIADGIRYIFRVAHDLGRAAVVNLSLGGHYDAHDGSDSLSQIIDMESGEGRIVCCAAGNEGNDNIHAQGVIPAGTLRTVRFRVPTGTVHMAALNGWYSGANSLEVSLRTPGKFVTPFQGVISSGSYVKTYPLPDARIRIATPGPDPANGDHNFFIEMGAPPGLPVKGGIWQLRVRNISATDARLDIWTLDDQISPEVVFTGASVKDSMKIGSPGAAASAITVASYTTKVQWTDIDGHVRTVGLVLDDISDFSSEGPLRNGKQKPDVTAPGAMIVSCLSADSQPSRAEMVNPNFLVMAGTSMATPFIAGIVALLLERDPKLGPQDVKTLLRAHSLIPGQPAGIFDPKWGFGLIDALGL; this is encoded by the coding sequence ATGAGACATGAAAAAATTGCTCCCCAGTTAATGGTGGCACTGGAGAATTATCAGGAAGAAGGACGGGTAGGATTGATTCGGCATATGCGTTCTCTGGGGGTTATTCCGTCGGTAGGTAGTCCGAAACCGGCCCGTGCAGTGGTTTTTATTCATTGTGAAGAGCAGGCACGATTGGATAACCTGGCGCAATATGGCATTCGGGTTAATCAGTCCAGGGGTAAAATACGGACGGCGCTTTTGCCTATAGAGAGTATAGGCCCCTTATCAGACGATCCTGCCGTAGAGCGTATCATTTCATCCCACTATTTGCGGTTACGGATGGATGTGGCTCCCGGTAAGGTACATATCCCAGAGTTTCGACGTAACAGTCGATTGAGTGGAAAAGGTGTAATTATCGGGATCGTAGATACCGGCATTGACCCTAATCATCCCGCCTTTCTGGGACGCATTCTGCGTATCTGGGATCAGACCTTAACCGGTCCGGGAGTTGCAGAGGGAGGGTATGGCCTTGAATTAACCGGGGCTCAACTTACAGCGTCTCGGGATCGAGAGGGACATGGAACCCATGTTGCCGGAATTGCTGCCGGGTTTGATCCTGTTTTTGGAGGGATAGCCCCAGGAGCAGACCTGGTGATTGTTAAATCGGATCTGCAGGATGCTCATATTGCCGATGGGATCCGATATATCTTTCGAGTAGCCCATGATCTCGGGCGAGCAGCCGTGGTCAATTTGAGTCTGGGGGGCCATTATGATGCCCACGATGGGAGCGACTCGTTATCTCAAATTATTGATATGGAGTCTGGAGAGGGACGCATTGTGTGTTGTGCGGCAGGTAATGAAGGAAACGACAATATCCACGCTCAAGGCGTAATCCCTGCAGGGACTCTACGTACCGTTCGCTTTCGGGTTCCAACGGGTACAGTTCACATGGCGGCCCTGAACGGTTGGTATTCGGGGGCAAATTCCTTAGAAGTTTCTCTACGAACCCCTGGAAAGTTTGTAACCCCCTTTCAGGGAGTTATTTCTTCAGGATCCTATGTAAAAACCTATCCTTTACCAGATGCGAGGATACGGATAGCCACCCCAGGCCCCGATCCGGCCAACGGTGACCATAACTTCTTTATTGAGATGGGTGCTCCACCCGGCCTTCCGGTCAAGGGAGGCATCTGGCAGTTACGGGTTCGTAATATTTCGGCAACTGATGCCCGATTAGATATATGGACCCTGGATGATCAGATTTCCCCAGAGGTGGTTTTTACCGGAGCAAGTGTCAAAGACTCGATGAAAATAGGTTCTCCAGGCGCAGCTGCCAGTGCCATAACGGTTGCCTCGTATACCACAAAAGTCCAATGGACGGATATCGATGGTCATGTTCGGACGGTGGGACTGGTTTTAGATGATATCTCGGATTTCAGTAGCGAAGGTCCTCTTCGTAATGGAAAACAGAAACCTGATGTGACGGCACCGGGAGCCATGATTGTTTCTTGCCTTTCCGCGGATTCTCAACCCTCCCGAGCGGAAATGGTGAATCCGAACTTCCTGGTCATGGCAGGTACCAGTATGGCAACCCCCTTCATAGCCGGAATTGTGGCTTTACTTTTAGAGCGTGATCCTAAACTAGGTCCCCAGGACGTCAAAACTTTGCTTCGTGCCCATAGTTTAATCCCGGGACAGCCGGCAGGAATTTTCGATCCTAAATGGGGATTCGGATTGATTGATGCCTTGGGCCTTTAA
- a CDS encoding aminotransferase class I/II-fold pyridoxal phosphate-dependent enzyme: MGISRRAVQVPPSSIREIYDLSSKMEGVYRLFLGESNIGTPDFIKKAAKKALDEDYVFYTANAGYLDLRQTLSEKIREWHQVHYDPQTEIAITAGGVMGIHLAVYTAIDPGEKVILISPAWPNFKAVIEMVGAIPIEIPLTQLDQRYSLDFDRILEAIDNKTKLIVCNSPSNPTGWVATLEEKEKLYQIAVTHGLTLIFDEVYEHLVFTGKRPAPSIAKVVSEPSENLIILNSLSKTYSMTGWRVGYVLSHHKVISQISKLQEFTVSHATSIAQRAAITALREGEGFIQQSVEIYHKNRDLICQRLAAMEEVDLIIPEGAFYAFPRIKGMKDSLEFCKKLLLTKKVGLAPGSAFGEGGEGHVRICFAAEESLLKPALDKFEEFLKETLK, translated from the coding sequence ATGGGAATTTCACGACGAGCCGTTCAGGTACCTCCATCCAGTATCCGGGAAATATACGATTTATCCTCGAAAATGGAAGGTGTGTATCGACTCTTCCTGGGAGAATCCAATATTGGAACCCCGGATTTTATCAAAAAAGCTGCAAAAAAAGCCCTGGATGAAGATTATGTTTTTTATACTGCCAACGCCGGATATTTAGATCTTCGACAGACCTTATCGGAAAAAATTCGGGAATGGCATCAGGTTCACTATGACCCTCAAACCGAAATTGCCATCACGGCGGGAGGAGTGATGGGAATTCATCTGGCCGTTTATACGGCTATTGATCCCGGCGAGAAAGTCATTCTGATCTCACCGGCCTGGCCTAATTTTAAAGCTGTAATTGAAATGGTAGGGGCAATCCCCATAGAAATTCCTCTCACCCAACTAGACCAACGCTATTCTTTGGACTTTGATAGAATCTTAGAAGCCATCGATAATAAAACCAAATTGATCGTCTGTAACAGCCCTTCTAATCCTACAGGCTGGGTGGCAACTCTGGAGGAGAAGGAAAAACTTTATCAGATTGCCGTCACACATGGCTTAACCCTGATCTTTGATGAAGTCTATGAGCATCTTGTCTTTACCGGCAAAAGGCCAGCTCCCTCCATTGCAAAGGTTGTATCTGAGCCTTCTGAAAACCTTATTATTCTGAATAGCCTCTCCAAAACCTATTCCATGACGGGTTGGCGGGTCGGGTATGTACTGAGCCACCACAAGGTTATTTCCCAAATTTCCAAGCTTCAAGAATTTACCGTCTCCCATGCGACCAGTATCGCCCAACGGGCGGCCATTACAGCCCTCCGTGAAGGGGAAGGGTTCATTCAGCAAAGTGTAGAAATTTATCATAAAAATCGAGACCTGATTTGTCAACGCCTGGCCGCTATGGAGGAAGTGGATCTCATAATCCCGGAAGGAGCTTTCTATGCCTTCCCCAGAATCAAGGGTATGAAAGATTCTCTGGAATTTTGCAAAAAACTACTTCTGACCAAGAAAGTAGGCCTTGCACCTGGCTCAGCCTTTGGAGAAGGGGGAGAAGGACACGTTAGAATTTGCTTTGCAGCCGAGGAAAGCCTGCTGAAACCGGCACTGGATAAATTTGAAGAGTTTCTGAAAGAAACATTAAAATAA
- a CDS encoding SDR family oxidoreductase: MKKQLEGKIALVTGASSGIGRAMALVFAREGAKVIVADLNEKGGQETIEEVKAIGSESIFVKTDVSRASDVEALVRKTMETYGRLDCAVNNAGTANEWGLLHEASEETWDHVININLKGVWLGMKYEIPPMLKQGGGVIVNISSIMGLVGHLNKPIYAASKHGVIGLTKSAALQYAGSGIRVNAVCPGWIRTPITESRLNDPESRERMIATIPLGRVGSPEEVAEAVLWLCSDAASFVTGHTLLVDGGFMAQ; encoded by the coding sequence GTGAAAAAACAATTGGAAGGAAAAATAGCTTTAGTAACCGGGGCAAGCTCGGGAATTGGTCGGGCTATGGCCCTGGTATTTGCTCGGGAAGGAGCAAAGGTTATTGTAGCCGATTTAAACGAAAAGGGTGGTCAGGAAACCATAGAGGAGGTTAAAGCTATAGGGAGTGAGTCTATTTTCGTCAAAACCGATGTATCCAGGGCGAGCGACGTGGAGGCCCTGGTGAGAAAAACGATGGAAACCTATGGTCGACTGGATTGTGCCGTTAATAATGCCGGAACCGCTAACGAATGGGGACTCCTTCATGAAGCCTCAGAAGAGACCTGGGATCATGTGATCAATATTAATCTCAAAGGGGTTTGGTTAGGTATGAAGTATGAGATTCCTCCTATGCTTAAGCAGGGTGGTGGGGTTATTGTCAATATTTCTTCTATCATGGGATTGGTCGGGCATCTTAACAAACCCATCTATGCTGCCAGTAAACATGGAGTTATAGGACTTACCAAATCCGCCGCATTACAATATGCCGGGTCCGGAATTCGAGTTAATGCCGTCTGTCCGGGCTGGATCCGTACACCCATAACAGAAAGTCGACTGAATGATCCAGAAAGCCGGGAACGAATGATTGCCACTATACCTCTCGGACGGGTGGGGTCTCCCGAAGAAGTAGCCGAAGCAGTTCTCTGGTTATGTTCAGATGCTGCTTCCTTTGTTACCGGGCATACCTTGTTGGTAGACGGTGGATTTATGGCACAATAA
- a CDS encoding MFS transporter: MKRNLSFQAGSSTSIPQKGELPYAWVIVALAFLTSAVTMAIRSTIGLLFKPWENEFGWDRAAMSLTASVGFLAFGLTQPFVGRWADRYGPRLVYLGSLLLLGFSSVVMGFVQSLWQVYLVFGVALMMSVAGTTNVTAGVAINRWVRRRKALAIAVVMAGAAAGQLALRLIVEVMQRVGWRTTFIWSGIGVLTLLIPVMFFLFKDDPPGHTEAQATKGGVDRLQSLSEIIQQKNFGWLAGSFWICGVTTAGLIDPHLIPYAEDLHIDTVMAATAFGVLSTFNVLGTLLAGVISDKWGHKWVLGGVYAGRALTLILLLLVREPWMLFVFAVTFGIVDFATVPPTTALSTSLFGRRSGGTVIGLVSLSHQVGSAVGSYAGGLIHDETGSYRLFFLGAALLCIAAAIMSWVISEKPRSIHREPSLI; this comes from the coding sequence ATGAAAAGAAATCTTTCTTTCCAAGCAGGTAGTTCTACAAGCATTCCTCAAAAAGGTGAGTTACCCTATGCCTGGGTCATCGTAGCTTTAGCATTTTTGACTTCAGCTGTAACTATGGCGATTCGATCCACCATTGGTCTTTTATTTAAACCTTGGGAGAATGAATTTGGTTGGGACCGGGCAGCTATGAGTTTAACGGCCTCTGTTGGCTTTCTGGCTTTTGGTTTAACCCAGCCGTTTGTAGGGCGTTGGGCGGACCGTTATGGTCCTCGTCTGGTCTACCTGGGTAGCCTTTTACTCCTCGGGTTCTCTTCGGTTGTGATGGGATTTGTACAAAGTCTCTGGCAGGTTTATCTGGTCTTTGGAGTTGCCCTTATGATGTCGGTGGCCGGAACCACCAATGTAACCGCTGGAGTGGCGATTAATCGCTGGGTCAGGCGAAGAAAAGCCCTGGCAATTGCCGTGGTCATGGCCGGAGCTGCGGCAGGTCAACTGGCACTCAGGCTCATCGTAGAGGTTATGCAAAGGGTCGGTTGGCGTACGACCTTTATCTGGAGTGGAATAGGGGTTCTGACCCTGCTTATTCCGGTTATGTTCTTCCTTTTCAAGGACGATCCTCCCGGACATACAGAAGCGCAGGCAACAAAAGGGGGAGTGGATCGACTTCAATCTTTATCGGAAATTATCCAACAGAAAAACTTTGGGTGGCTTGCAGGTAGTTTTTGGATTTGTGGGGTGACTACGGCCGGGCTTATTGATCCCCATTTGATTCCTTATGCTGAGGATCTTCATATTGATACGGTCATGGCGGCTACAGCCTTTGGAGTTCTCAGTACTTTTAATGTGCTAGGGACTCTTTTGGCGGGAGTCATCTCGGATAAATGGGGCCATAAATGGGTTCTAGGAGGGGTATACGCCGGTCGTGCTTTGACGTTAATTCTCCTTCTCCTTGTTCGAGAGCCGTGGATGCTTTTCGTTTTTGCCGTGACCTTTGGTATAGTAGATTTTGCTACTGTACCTCCCACAACCGCACTTTCCACTTCACTTTTCGGCCGTCGATCCGGCGGTACTGTTATCGGTTTAGTTTCATTGAGTCATCAGGTAGGTTCGGCAGTGGGATCTTACGCAGGGGGTCTTATTCACGATGAAACAGGAAGTTATCGACTTTTTTTTCTGGGAGCAGCCCTCCTCTGTATTGCTGCGGCCATTATGAGCTGGGTTATTTCGGAGAAACCACGATCCATTCATAGGGAACCTTCCCTGATCTGA
- a CDS encoding FMN-binding negative transcriptional regulator: MYIPELFEIKDREVLLDFIQKNSFAILVSQKDGKLLATHLPLLLDKSIGPQGYLYGHMARANPHWKEIDGEVLVIFSGPHAYISPSWYEEIEAVPTWNYIAVHVYGNFHVINDESDLLKILQNLIDFYESSLPKPWNIAIAPSDYIHKLLKGIVGFKIEITRIEGKWKISQNQSVERRRKVIAALEKYGSENAIKIAELMKARDSSPTLETS, from the coding sequence ATGTATATACCGGAACTGTTTGAAATAAAGGATAGGGAAGTGCTTCTGGATTTTATCCAGAAAAACAGTTTTGCCATTTTAGTCTCTCAAAAGGATGGAAAACTCCTGGCGACCCACCTGCCGCTTTTACTGGACAAAAGTATCGGGCCCCAAGGGTATCTCTACGGCCATATGGCCCGGGCTAATCCCCATTGGAAGGAAATCGACGGTGAGGTTTTGGTGATTTTCTCCGGCCCGCATGCCTATATTTCCCCATCCTGGTATGAAGAAATAGAAGCGGTTCCCACCTGGAATTATATCGCTGTTCATGTGTATGGAAACTTTCATGTAATAAACGATGAATCGGATTTACTAAAAATCCTTCAAAATCTTATAGATTTCTACGAATCCTCTCTACCAAAACCCTGGAATATAGCCATAGCCCCTTCAGATTATATCCATAAGCTTCTGAAAGGAATCGTGGGATTTAAAATTGAGATCACACGAATAGAAGGGAAATGGAAAATCAGTCAAAATCAATCGGTAGAGCGGCGGAGAAAAGTTATAGCTGCCCTGGAAAAGTACGGCAGCGAAAATGCAATTAAGATTGCAGAACTCATGAAGGCCCGGGATAGCTCCCCAACTCTGGAAACCTCGTAG